One region of Gilliamella sp. ESL0405 genomic DNA includes:
- a CDS encoding TonB-dependent hemoglobin/transferrin/lactoferrin family receptor, with the protein MGYKKISILLLCMSFSLQAESSTGENISSENKDEQELQTKRNKSNVNSEDIDDVITVIARSNSQDQLKKINSVIAGRSTLTSGLIDQKQADNVAELLNTLPGVSAAGSVRPGGQTLNIWGFGKVEDVKIIVDGAQKGFQKYQQGSVFVEPELLKRIEVNKGPHDVKFGNGGFGGVVTMETKDAIDLLDPDKYVGALVKYSFHSNNHQNMVTTAVYGRTKDDMFDGLFYYTNRDSGNFKRPDGSRFVFSEDDMDTYMGKLNFRPNEEHTFTISGIRSKRDSWQPWAAKYVEKMTPPTPAQIKKYGYKAAWLRKLVKRDQTDESAQFKWNYQPTYNPLVDFTLRATYSKTKQHDTRPAKYNPVSSLGTMGNESWVSYTDKTVELENNSIFTTGPIDNVLKIGAQVHLHDRDTLMYYKNYEKKPNYNHGYFQPAYMPSGKQQNYSFYLQDELSISNFVLTPSLRYDYVRNHGKKNYASAYNDPDTRYGHNYSPVTYAGWTPRLGSYWQATENIGFFGDISYAWQAPTIDETYEVQFTPKNGGSGKISATSRNLKKERDLSIRVGNILDFNNLMLDDDKLQVRSTLFRQRVTNEIFVTRGFNGSICGPGKSCPVGQSNYRNLPGKLVVNGFELETFYDSKYWFASATYSIQKGERDTAPQAPWMHNKTYVATISPRTATLTTGFKIPQWNLRAGWNAQFVRKQDRTGSEDRNHDGLADLGAYGLGRSSGYSLHNLFATWQPTFLPKAEVKLAVDNIFNKDYRLYLGENTYGLARNFKASFSYKF; encoded by the coding sequence ATGGGATATAAGAAAATAAGTATACTGTTACTCTGTATGAGTTTTTCTCTTCAAGCAGAATCTTCAACTGGTGAGAATATTTCATCAGAAAACAAAGATGAGCAAGAATTACAGACAAAAAGGAATAAAAGTAACGTAAATAGTGAAGATATCGATGATGTTATTACCGTTATAGCAAGATCAAACTCACAAGATCAATTGAAAAAAATTAATAGCGTTATTGCGGGGCGATCAACACTTACATCAGGTTTGATAGATCAAAAACAAGCAGATAATGTAGCTGAATTACTCAATACATTACCAGGCGTGAGCGCCGCCGGTTCGGTTAGACCCGGTGGACAGACGTTAAATATTTGGGGATTTGGTAAAGTAGAAGATGTAAAAATTATTGTTGATGGCGCACAAAAAGGTTTCCAAAAATACCAACAAGGCTCGGTTTTTGTTGAACCGGAATTGCTTAAACGGATTGAAGTGAATAAAGGCCCGCATGATGTCAAATTTGGTAATGGTGGATTTGGTGGGGTAGTAACTATGGAAACTAAAGATGCGATTGATTTACTCGATCCTGATAAATATGTTGGTGCTTTAGTTAAATATAGTTTCCATTCAAATAATCATCAAAATATGGTAACAACTGCTGTTTACGGTAGAACAAAAGATGATATGTTTGATGGACTGTTTTACTACACTAACCGCGATAGTGGCAATTTTAAAAGACCGGATGGTTCTCGATTTGTATTCTCAGAAGATGATATGGACACCTATATGGGGAAATTAAATTTTAGACCTAATGAAGAGCATACGTTCACGATATCCGGTATCCGCTCAAAACGAGATTCATGGCAGCCATGGGCAGCAAAATATGTCGAAAAGATGACGCCGCCAACACCTGCTCAAATTAAAAAATATGGATATAAAGCAGCTTGGCTAAGAAAATTAGTCAAACGTGATCAAACAGATGAATCAGCGCAATTTAAATGGAACTATCAACCAACTTATAATCCATTAGTCGATTTTACCTTACGTGCCACATATTCAAAAACAAAGCAACATGACACGAGGCCAGCCAAATATAATCCGGTTTCTTCTTTAGGTACCATGGGCAATGAGAGTTGGGTCAGTTACACTGATAAAACCGTTGAGCTTGAAAATAACAGTATTTTTACTACAGGGCCAATTGATAATGTTCTAAAAATTGGTGCGCAAGTGCATTTGCATGATCGTGATACGTTGATGTATTACAAAAATTATGAGAAAAAACCAAATTATAATCATGGTTATTTCCAACCTGCTTATATGCCTTCCGGAAAACAACAAAATTATAGTTTTTATCTACAAGATGAATTATCGATTAGCAATTTTGTCTTAACGCCAAGCCTTCGATACGATTATGTTCGTAATCACGGTAAGAAAAATTATGCATCAGCTTATAATGATCCGGATACTCGTTATGGACATAATTATTCGCCTGTTACCTATGCCGGTTGGACACCTAGACTGGGTTCATATTGGCAAGCGACAGAAAATATCGGATTTTTCGGTGATATCAGCTATGCATGGCAAGCACCGACTATTGATGAAACTTATGAGGTTCAATTCACACCTAAAAATGGTGGTAGTGGTAAAATCTCTGCAACCAGTCGCAATTTAAAAAAAGAGCGTGATTTGTCGATTCGAGTGGGAAATATCCTCGATTTCAATAATCTAATGTTAGACGATGATAAATTACAAGTTCGAAGCACTTTATTTAGACAGCGTGTTACTAACGAAATTTTTGTTACTCGAGGTTTTAATGGCTCTATTTGTGGACCCGGTAAATCGTGTCCGGTTGGTCAATCTAATTATCGAAATCTGCCCGGAAAGTTAGTGGTAAACGGATTTGAACTAGAAACCTTTTATGATAGTAAATATTGGTTTGCCAGTGCAACTTATTCCATCCAAAAAGGAGAGCGAGACACCGCGCCACAAGCTCCATGGATGCATAACAAAACTTATGTTGCGACAATTTCACCTCGTACAGCAACTTTAACTACTGGTTTTAAAATTCCTCAATGGAATTTAAGAGCAGGTTGGAATGCTCAATTTGTCAGAAAACAAGATCGAACAGGGTCAGAAGATAGAAATCATGATGGACTTGCTGATCTTGGCGCGTATGGTTTAGGTCGTTCATCAGGTTATTCATTACATAATTTATTTGCAACCTGGCAGCCAACATTTTTACCAAAAGCTGAAGTTAAACTGGCCGTTGATAATATCTTTAACAAAGATTATCGACTATATTTAGGTGAAAATACTTATGGTTTAGCACGCAACTTTAAAGCAAGTTTTTCATATAAATTTTAA
- the rbbA gene encoding ribosome-associated ATPase/putative transporter RbbA: MSESDKQDLVNSTETSSDDDAVVKISDVSLHYKKNCALSNINLAIPPRCMVGLIGPDGVGKSSLLSLIAGAHVIQEGLVYVLEGDMRDKNHRKSVCTRIAYMPQGLGKNLYPTLSVEENLQFFARLFGNDAAERRRRIDELTRSTGLYPFLSRPAGRLSGGMKQKVSLCSALIHDPDLLILDEPTTGVDPLSRAQFWQLINKIRKQRPQMSVIVATAYMDEAQNFDWLVAMYGGKILETGTPKSLLAKTGKDNLDDAFIQLMPESARQGYQAVEIPPLDLNKDLQIAIEAKGLTKQFGDFIAVDHVNFSIKQGEIFGFLGSNGCGKSTTMKMLTGLLPISSGEAWLFGKPVDASDINVRRHLGYMSQAFSLYSELTVEQNLVLHARLYGINESKIPARVQELLKRFGLVQEAQYLPDSLPLGVKQRLSLAVAVVHNPEILILDEPTSGVDPIARDDFWRLIIELSRKDKVTVFITTHFMNEAARCDRISLMHAGKVLASDTPDNIIAAKGAKTLEEAFINYLIDAGADDNHTEENSTTAEKSSPENQTQKTQNPHFSGFSLTRMIGCLWRETLELSRDPLRALLALLGSAILMLVMGYGITMDVEDLRFAVLDRDQTVVSQNYTLNLSGSKRYFIERPPLTNYDDMDARLRSNDIALAIEIPPNFGRDIQRGDPVDIAVWIDGAMPLRAETIKGYVQGMHLAWLSQKVKETTGSDSTSLANIETRYRYNPDIKSLQSMVPAVIPILLLMIPSMLAALSVVREKEMGSIINLYVTPVTRAEFLLGKQVPYIIISMLSFLLLLFMAITIFGVPIKGSLFTLCLAAFAYCIISTGLGLLASTVTRSQIAVIFLTCVGTMLPAIQFSGLLNPVASLEGSGRYIGEVYPTTHMLIIARGVFNKALGLIDLHHSILALIITIPIVLGASILLLKKQDG, translated from the coding sequence ATGTCAGAATCAGACAAACAGGATTTAGTGAACTCCACAGAAACTAGCTCCGATGATGATGCTGTCGTCAAAATCAGCGATGTTAGTTTGCATTATAAGAAAAACTGTGCGTTATCCAATATTAATTTAGCTATTCCACCTCGATGCATGGTTGGATTAATTGGTCCTGATGGTGTTGGTAAATCTAGCTTACTTTCACTCATTGCAGGTGCTCACGTTATTCAAGAAGGATTAGTCTATGTTTTAGAAGGTGATATGCGTGACAAAAACCATCGTAAATCGGTTTGTACTCGTATCGCCTACATGCCACAAGGGCTTGGAAAAAATCTTTACCCCACCTTATCTGTTGAAGAAAATCTTCAATTTTTTGCCCGCCTGTTTGGCAATGATGCAGCAGAGCGACGCCGTCGTATTGATGAGTTAACACGAAGTACCGGATTATATCCTTTTTTATCGAGACCTGCTGGCCGTTTATCTGGTGGTATGAAGCAAAAAGTCAGTTTATGCTCTGCTTTAATTCACGATCCGGATTTGTTAATTTTAGACGAGCCAACCACCGGTGTTGATCCACTTTCAAGAGCGCAATTTTGGCAATTAATCAATAAAATTCGCAAACAAAGACCGCAGATGAGTGTCATTGTTGCAACGGCTTATATGGATGAAGCACAAAACTTTGATTGGCTGGTTGCTATGTATGGGGGAAAAATCTTAGAAACCGGCACGCCTAAATCATTATTAGCTAAAACCGGTAAAGATAATTTAGATGATGCGTTTATTCAGCTAATGCCTGAAAGTGCCAGACAAGGTTATCAAGCGGTTGAAATTCCACCATTAGATCTAAATAAAGATTTGCAAATAGCTATTGAAGCTAAAGGATTGACTAAACAATTTGGCGATTTTATAGCTGTAGATCACGTTAATTTTTCTATTAAGCAAGGTGAGATATTTGGTTTTTTAGGCTCAAATGGTTGTGGAAAATCAACGACAATGAAAATGCTGACCGGGTTATTGCCCATTTCATCGGGTGAAGCATGGTTATTTGGTAAACCTGTAGATGCCAGTGATATTAATGTCAGACGACATCTTGGCTATATGTCGCAAGCTTTTTCTTTATACAGCGAATTAACTGTCGAGCAAAACCTTGTTTTACATGCTCGCTTGTACGGTATCAATGAAAGTAAAATTCCTGCACGCGTACAAGAACTACTTAAACGTTTTGGTTTAGTGCAAGAAGCGCAATATCTACCCGATAGTTTGCCTTTAGGTGTCAAGCAGCGATTATCTTTAGCCGTTGCGGTAGTGCATAATCCAGAAATTCTTATTCTTGACGAGCCCACTTCCGGTGTTGACCCTATAGCACGTGATGACTTTTGGCGTTTGATCATTGAACTTTCTCGCAAAGATAAAGTTACCGTTTTTATAACCACACACTTTATGAATGAAGCAGCAAGATGTGATCGCATCTCATTAATGCATGCCGGTAAAGTGCTAGCCAGTGATACGCCAGATAATATTATTGCTGCTAAAGGGGCAAAAACGCTAGAAGAAGCTTTTATAAACTACTTAATCGATGCAGGCGCGGACGATAATCATACTGAAGAAAATTCAACCACAGCCGAGAAATCTTCGCCAGAAAATCAAACACAAAAAACGCAAAACCCGCATTTTAGTGGCTTTAGTTTAACACGGATGATTGGGTGTTTATGGCGAGAAACGCTTGAATTATCGCGCGATCCCTTGCGAGCTCTATTGGCTTTGTTAGGTTCGGCTATCTTAATGTTAGTCATGGGGTACGGTATTACAATGGATGTTGAAGATCTACGTTTTGCTGTTCTTGATCGTGATCAAACAGTGGTTAGCCAAAATTACACGCTTAACTTATCGGGTTCTAAGCGATATTTTATTGAAAGGCCGCCGCTGACTAATTATGACGACATGGATGCACGATTACGTAGTAATGATATTGCGCTGGCGATCGAAATTCCCCCTAATTTTGGACGAGATATACAACGTGGTGATCCGGTTGATATTGCTGTATGGATTGACGGCGCTATGCCACTACGAGCTGAAACGATTAAAGGTTATGTTCAAGGCATGCATCTTGCGTGGTTAAGCCAAAAAGTGAAAGAAACCACCGGAAGTGATTCAACTAGTTTGGCCAATATTGAAACTCGATATCGTTATAATCCTGATATCAAAAGTTTGCAATCAATGGTGCCAGCCGTTATTCCTATATTACTTCTTATGATCCCTTCAATGCTTGCAGCATTATCTGTTGTTCGTGAAAAAGAGATGGGATCTATTATTAATCTCTACGTGACGCCAGTGACAAGAGCAGAGTTTTTATTAGGTAAACAGGTACCATACATTATCATTTCGATGTTGAGTTTTCTGTTACTACTTTTTATGGCTATCACTATTTTTGGTGTGCCGATAAAAGGAAGTCTCTTTACTTTATGCCTTGCGGCTTTTGCATATTGTATCATTTCAACAGGACTAGGCTTACTTGCTTCAACCGTCACTCGTAGCCAAATCGCCGTTATCTTTTTGACCTGTGTAGGCACAATGTTACCAGCAATTCAATTTTCAGGATTACTTAACCCGGTTGCTTCTTTAGAAGGAAGTGGTCGTTATATTGGTGAAGTTTATCCAACCACGCATATGTTAATTATTGCCAGAGGCGTATTTAACAAAGCACTAGGGCTTATTGATTTGCACCATTCTATTTTGGCTTTAATCATCACAATTCCAATTGTGCTTGGTGCCAGTATTTTGCTTCTTAAAAAACAGGATGGATAG
- a CDS encoding HlyD family secretion protein — translation MKKISKKWIIIVLVIIAISFILWQQFKPEGYGADFTNGNGRIEATEINISTKLAGRIEKINVDEGDFVKAGQPLVVMQTDTLQAQLNEAQAQLLQAVSNETSAKAQVAIKISDKAVASAVVNQYASDLDIAEKHLQRTKTLSQKGALSIQQLDDDTAKVNSAKATLDSAKSKVVAADAAIDVAKAELQSAQSAIQVAQASIRQIQADIDDSTLTAPVDGRIQYRIAQLGEVLPSGGKVLNLVNLSDVYLTFFLPETIAGKVAIGDEVRLVLDALPEKPISAKISFVSSVAQFTPKTVETKDERQKLMFRVKAQLSPELLRCYITHVKTGLPGVAWVRLDPKTEWPAGLSDIAKCPTK, via the coding sequence ATGAAAAAAATAAGCAAAAAATGGATTATTATTGTACTTGTTATTATTGCTATTAGTTTTATTTTATGGCAACAATTTAAACCTGAAGGTTATGGCGCCGATTTTACCAATGGAAATGGGCGTATTGAAGCAACTGAAATTAATATTTCAACTAAATTAGCCGGAAGAATTGAAAAAATTAATGTCGATGAAGGCGATTTTGTTAAAGCAGGCCAACCGCTTGTTGTGATGCAAACTGATACTTTGCAAGCACAATTGAATGAGGCTCAAGCGCAGCTTTTGCAAGCAGTCAGCAATGAAACTAGTGCGAAAGCTCAAGTCGCCATTAAAATCAGTGATAAAGCAGTCGCATCAGCAGTAGTGAATCAATATGCCAGTGATTTAGATATCGCCGAAAAACATCTTCAACGAACAAAAACCCTTTCCCAAAAAGGGGCATTATCCATACAGCAATTAGATGATGATACGGCGAAAGTAAACAGTGCCAAAGCTACCCTAGATTCGGCAAAATCCAAAGTAGTTGCTGCCGATGCAGCAATTGACGTTGCTAAAGCTGAATTACAAAGCGCTCAATCTGCTATCCAAGTTGCTCAAGCGAGTATAAGACAAATTCAAGCAGACATTGATGATAGTACTTTAACTGCGCCTGTTGATGGACGTATCCAATACCGTATCGCTCAATTAGGGGAAGTTTTACCTTCTGGAGGTAAAGTCTTAAATTTAGTCAATTTATCTGATGTTTATTTAACCTTCTTTTTACCTGAAACGATAGCCGGGAAAGTAGCCATTGGTGATGAGGTAAGACTGGTACTTGATGCGCTACCTGAAAAACCAATCTCAGCCAAAATCTCTTTTGTTTCTAGCGTCGCTCAATTTACTCCGAAAACAGTGGAAACCAAAGATGAGCGTCAAAAATTGATGTTTAGAGTAAAAGCCCAATTAAGTCCGGAATTATTGAGATGTTATATCACTCATGTTAAAACAGGATTACCTGGCGTTGCTTGGGTTCGACTTGATCCTAAAACTGAATGGCCAGCCGGCTTATCTGATATTGCTAAATGTCCAACAAAATAA
- a CDS encoding LexA family transcriptional regulator gives MNKYCVVLGIVDNSIKNYLPLVDTPVRAGFPSPADDYLETKLDLTQHLVKHPSATYYIKAVGDSMIDYGIYSGDLLVVDRSLEPKIDDIVVAAVDGELTCKCLSIIEEQYYLLSGNKLYPPISLTGKDVHIWGVVIHTIHSLRKRGH, from the coding sequence TTGAATAAATATTGTGTAGTATTAGGGATTGTAGATAATTCAATCAAAAACTATTTACCTTTAGTTGATACACCGGTTAGAGCAGGATTTCCTTCACCGGCCGATGACTATTTGGAAACCAAGCTTGATTTGACGCAGCATTTAGTTAAACATCCTAGTGCGACTTATTATATTAAAGCTGTAGGTGACTCAATGATTGATTATGGTATTTACAGTGGAGATCTATTAGTTGTCGACAGATCTTTAGAACCCAAAATAGACGATATAGTTGTTGCTGCTGTTGACGGTGAATTAACCTGTAAATGCTTAAGTATAATTGAAGAACAATACTACTTATTATCCGGCAATAAACTGTATCCTCCTATCTCACTAACCGGTAAAGATGTCCACATTTGGGGAGTGGTAATACATACCATTCATTCGTTACGAAAACGAGGCCATTGA
- a CDS encoding Y-family DNA polymerase — protein MIGLIDCNNFYASCERVFNPKLEGKPIGILSNNDGCVIARSNELKPLVPMGMPAYKIEPKIRRKIKLLSSNYELYGDMSERVFDTVRHYTADIEPYSIDEAFIQLTGFTNVTTHCKNLRAVVKRDTGIPVSIGIGHTHTLAKLANHIAKKQPIHQGVYCLPDDPNLLDNILKTFPIDEIWGVGRRIAQKLQNLGITTALDLRRANLKQIKQQFSVVLERTILELNGISCIELDDLSTPKKNIMTSRSFGQLTGELFDLQEAIRIHASRGAEKLRQQKSIANAVLVFLKTNHFRQDLAQYNPSIVVPLSSPTDDSRLIIRAAQKGLQTIYKKGFMFMKSGVMLLDLKAKDNYCQSDLFITEQSITLQHKNDQLMKTIDLINQKMGKNTISLGGTRKAAPWQIKRELLSKRYTTRWNELPLVR, from the coding sequence ATGATAGGATTAATTGACTGTAATAATTTTTATGCTTCGTGTGAACGTGTTTTTAACCCAAAATTAGAAGGAAAACCCATTGGTATCTTATCCAATAATGATGGATGTGTTATCGCTCGTTCTAATGAGCTCAAACCTTTAGTGCCAATGGGAATGCCAGCTTACAAAATTGAACCCAAAATTAGAAGAAAAATTAAATTATTGAGTTCTAATTATGAACTTTATGGTGATATGAGTGAGCGTGTATTTGATACAGTTCGTCATTATACTGCTGATATTGAACCCTACTCTATTGATGAAGCGTTTATTCAATTAACCGGATTTACAAATGTCACAACACATTGCAAAAACTTAAGAGCAGTTGTAAAGCGTGATACAGGCATTCCAGTGAGTATCGGTATTGGTCATACCCATACTTTAGCAAAGTTAGCAAATCATATTGCTAAAAAACAACCCATTCATCAAGGCGTTTATTGTCTTCCTGATGATCCCAACTTACTGGATAATATATTAAAAACATTTCCTATTGATGAAATTTGGGGAGTTGGTAGGCGTATTGCTCAAAAATTGCAAAACCTAGGTATTACTACTGCGTTAGATCTTCGTCGTGCTAACTTAAAACAAATTAAGCAACAATTTTCAGTCGTACTTGAACGCACAATACTTGAACTAAATGGAATAAGCTGTATAGAATTGGATGATCTTTCTACCCCGAAAAAAAACATTATGACATCTCGTAGTTTTGGTCAATTAACTGGCGAATTATTTGATTTACAGGAAGCTATTCGTATTCATGCAAGCCGAGGGGCAGAAAAACTAAGGCAACAAAAATCAATCGCAAATGCTGTACTTGTTTTTTTAAAAACAAACCACTTTCGTCAGGATTTAGCTCAATATAATCCATCGATAGTTGTACCGCTTAGTTCGCCAACTGACGATTCAAGATTAATTATTCGTGCAGCACAAAAAGGGTTACAAACAATTTATAAAAAGGGATTTATGTTTATGAAATCTGGCGTGATGTTACTTGATCTAAAGGCGAAAGATAACTATTGTCAGTCTGATTTATTTATTACTGAACAATCAATAACTTTACAACATAAGAATGATCAGTTAATGAAAACAATTGATCTGATAAATCAAAAAATGGGGAAAAATACCATTTCATTAGGTGGAACCAGAAAAGCAGCACCATGGCAAATTAAACGAGAGCTATTAAGTAAACGTTATACTACTCGTTGGAACGAATTACCATTAGTGAGATAA
- a CDS encoding ABC transporter permease has protein sequence MQSLINIYRLGIKELWGLLRDPIMLLLIAYCFTFDIYIAATATSDSLHHASIAVVDEDDSPLSRQITAAFYPPMFNKPVKLYSMDEVDRGMDTDSYTFALNIPPNFQRDVLNNQSPEIQLNIDATRMGQAFVGNGYITQIITGEVTQYVNRYSQATNLPVNIQVHTAFNPNLSRSWFGSVMEIINIVTTLSIILTGAALMREREHGTIDHLLSMPVTPFEIMISKVWSMGLVVLISTWVALLLVVHSWLNVPIAGSITLFLVGAALHLFVTTSLGIFMATVAKSTAQFAMLLILILLPLQMLSGGSTPRESMPEIVQNIMMFAPTTHFVELGQAILYRGAGLNVVWTSFAWLLAIGTVFFLFALKRFRNSIVNMGS, from the coding sequence ATGCAAAGTTTAATTAATATTTATCGTTTAGGTATTAAAGAGCTTTGGGGACTACTACGTGATCCTATCATGCTGTTGCTCATTGCTTATTGTTTTACCTTTGATATCTATATTGCTGCTACCGCAACATCAGATTCATTACATCACGCCTCAATAGCTGTTGTCGATGAAGATGATTCGCCATTATCAAGACAAATTACTGCCGCTTTTTATCCACCGATGTTTAACAAACCTGTTAAGTTATATTCCATGGATGAAGTGGATCGTGGAATGGATACTGATAGTTACACTTTTGCGTTAAATATTCCACCTAATTTCCAACGTGATGTTCTAAATAATCAAAGCCCTGAAATTCAACTCAATATTGATGCAACGAGAATGGGGCAGGCTTTTGTTGGAAATGGTTATATTACTCAAATTATTACTGGTGAAGTTACACAATACGTTAATCGTTATAGTCAAGCAACTAATTTACCTGTTAATATTCAAGTTCATACAGCTTTTAACCCCAATTTAAGCCGATCTTGGTTCGGTTCTGTTATGGAAATTATCAATATTGTCACAACGTTATCGATTATTCTTACCGGTGCGGCTTTAATGCGAGAGCGAGAGCATGGCACAATTGATCATCTTCTTTCCATGCCGGTGACGCCATTTGAAATCATGATCTCTAAAGTTTGGTCAATGGGGTTAGTCGTCTTGATATCAACATGGGTAGCTTTGCTGTTAGTTGTGCACAGTTGGCTAAATGTACCAATTGCTGGCTCGATTACGTTGTTTCTTGTCGGGGCGGCACTGCATTTATTTGTGACAACGTCACTTGGAATATTTATGGCAACGGTTGCTAAATCAACAGCTCAATTTGCGATGTTACTTATTTTGATATTGCTGCCACTGCAAATGTTATCTGGCGGTAGTACACCAAGAGAAAGTATGCCTGAAATCGTTCAAAATATTATGATGTTTGCCCCTACCACTCATTTTGTCGAATTAGGGCAGGCAATATTGTATCGAGGAGCTGGTCTAAATGTCGTTTGGACTTCTTTTGCATGGTTATTGGCAATTGGGACAGTTTTCTTTTTATTTGCTTTAAAACGTTTTCGTAACTCTATTGTTAATATGGGATCCTAA